In Pseudomonas fluorescens, the following are encoded in one genomic region:
- a CDS encoding transcriptional regulator, producing MALTRSYKHTIAERAQRDPEFAQALLDEAATLFLNGEPELARIILRDLINATVGFEELAKETAKPSKSLHRMLSAKGNPSMDNLAAIFAVIRATLGVEIQVHAVRAH from the coding sequence ATGGCGCTCACCCGAAGCTACAAACACACCATTGCCGAGCGTGCCCAACGTGATCCCGAGTTCGCCCAGGCACTGTTGGATGAGGCTGCTACTCTGTTTCTTAACGGCGAACCCGAATTGGCGCGGATCATCCTGCGCGACCTCATCAACGCCACCGTTGGTTTTGAAGAACTCGCAAAGGAAACGGCAAAGCCCAGCAAAAGCCTCCATCGAATGTTGTCCGCCAAAGGCAACCCAAGCATGGACAACCTGGCTGCAATATTCGCCGTAATTCGCGCTACGCTTGGAGTAGAAATACAAGTACATGCGGTACGTGCGCACTGA
- a CDS encoding type II toxin-antitoxin system RelE/ParE family toxin, translating into MITLEEYVQENETSPFGRWFSNLNAQAALKVSTALLRLELGNTSNIKWFDGLGEYRINWGPGYRIYLVQEGKHLIILFGGGDKSTQKTDIKQAKVLIAEFRSRKKTERHRR; encoded by the coding sequence GTGATCACACTCGAAGAATACGTACAGGAAAACGAAACCAGCCCCTTTGGTCGCTGGTTTTCCAACTTGAATGCGCAGGCCGCGCTTAAGGTATCCACCGCGTTACTGCGCCTTGAGTTAGGAAACACATCAAACATCAAGTGGTTCGACGGGCTTGGCGAGTACCGGATAAATTGGGGCCCGGGCTATAGAATCTATCTCGTTCAAGAAGGGAAACACCTGATCATCCTTTTTGGTGGCGGTGACAAGTCCACACAAAAAACTGACATCAAGCAGGCGAAAGTACTGATAGCCGAGTTTCGATCCCGAAAAAAGACCGAACGACACCGGAGATAA
- a CDS encoding cobalt-precorrin-6A reductase, giving the protein MKRILLLGGVTEAMAIARTLGPQHIYSLAGVGRVPTDLQCRVRVGGYGGAEGLAQFIRDEGIDLLLDATHPYAAQISQNAATAARLSGIPCWALRRPAWQAQAGDDWREVSDWAGLIEALKPFRRPLFTLGREPLQHLDEIPAEQFWTLRALDVYPGNERCEVIGARGPFLIDDERGLFERRNIDVLISKNSGSTATEPKLEVARERGVPVIVLKRPVLPGVDWEFLTPEETLGALSIFVH; this is encoded by the coding sequence ATGAAGCGCATCCTGTTGCTCGGCGGCGTGACCGAAGCCATGGCCATTGCCCGCACGCTGGGACCGCAACATATCTACAGCCTGGCCGGTGTCGGTCGGGTGCCGACGGATCTGCAATGCCGGGTTCGCGTCGGCGGCTACGGTGGTGCCGAGGGTCTGGCGCAATTTATTCGCGATGAAGGCATCGATCTGCTGCTCGACGCCACTCACCCCTACGCCGCCCAAATCAGCCAGAACGCCGCGACCGCCGCGCGCTTGAGCGGCATTCCCTGCTGGGCGTTACGGCGTCCGGCCTGGCAAGCCCAGGCGGGTGATGACTGGCGGGAAGTCAGCGATTGGGCCGGACTGATCGAAGCCCTGAAGCCCTTCCGTCGCCCGCTGTTCACCCTCGGTCGCGAGCCCCTGCAACACCTGGACGAAATTCCTGCGGAGCAATTCTGGACCCTGCGCGCACTGGATGTGTACCCGGGCAACGAGCGCTGCGAAGTGATCGGCGCACGGGGACCCTTCCTGATCGACGATGAACGTGGGTTGTTCGAACGGCGAAACATCGACGTGCTGATCAGCAAGAACAGCGGCAGCACGGCGACCGAGCCGAAGCTGGAAGTGGCGCGTGAGCGTGGTGTGCCGGTGATCGTATTGAAACGGCCGGTGTTGCCGGGGGTTGATTGGGAGTTCCTGACGCCTGAGGAAACACTTGGCGCATTGTCGATCTTCGTTCATTAG
- a CDS encoding cobalt-precorrin-5B (C(1))-methyltransferase has protein sequence MRDETAEQPAPLRSGLTTGSCATATSLAAARLLLDGTSTDAVEIVLPKGKQVQMRLEFCRLTEDGAEAGTLKDAGDDPDVTHGALLYSQVRLSSEPGTRFKAGRGVGTVTRPGLVLGVGEPAINPVPRKMISEHLARLADELGYSGGFEVTVNVENGEALALKTMNPRLGILGGLSILGTSGIVRPFSCAAYIASIHQGIDVAKTNGYLHIAACTGNASEDTMRRVYNLPEIALIEMGDFVGAVLKHLRKVPVDKLSLCGGFGKISKLAAGHMDLHSRHSSIDLPQLALWAAQVGADAALQQNIREANTSQQALAMAAAAGVALGDAVCHHALDFARSVVPAQVQVEVFAIDRQGGIVGHAGAFQ, from the coding sequence ATGCGTGACGAAACCGCCGAACAACCCGCCCCCCTGCGCAGTGGCCTGACCACCGGCAGTTGCGCCACGGCCACCAGCCTCGCCGCCGCGCGTCTGCTGCTGGATGGCACATCGACCGATGCGGTGGAAATCGTGTTGCCCAAGGGCAAACAAGTGCAGATGCGCCTGGAGTTCTGCCGCCTCACCGAGGACGGCGCCGAAGCGGGAACCCTCAAAGACGCCGGTGACGATCCGGACGTGACCCACGGTGCCCTGCTCTACTCCCAGGTGCGCCTGAGCAGCGAACCGGGGACTCGCTTCAAGGCCGGTCGCGGCGTCGGCACCGTGACCCGGCCCGGGCTGGTGCTGGGTGTCGGCGAGCCCGCGATCAACCCGGTGCCGCGCAAAATGATCAGCGAACACTTGGCCCGACTGGCCGACGAACTCGGCTACAGCGGCGGCTTCGAGGTCACGGTCAATGTCGAGAACGGCGAGGCACTGGCACTGAAAACCATGAACCCGCGCCTGGGCATTCTTGGCGGCCTGTCGATCCTCGGCACCAGTGGCATCGTCCGGCCGTTTTCCTGTGCGGCCTACATCGCCTCGATCCACCAGGGCATCGACGTGGCGAAAACCAACGGTTACCTGCACATCGCCGCCTGCACCGGCAACGCCAGTGAAGACACCATGCGCCGGGTCTACAATCTGCCGGAAATCGCCCTGATCGAAATGGGCGACTTCGTTGGCGCCGTGCTCAAGCACCTGCGCAAAGTACCCGTGGATAAACTCAGCCTGTGCGGTGGTTTTGGCAAGATCAGCAAACTGGCGGCCGGGCACATGGATTTGCACAGTCGCCATTCGAGCATTGACCTGCCGCAACTGGCGCTGTGGGCGGCGCAGGTCGGCGCCGATGCGGCGCTGCAGCAGAATATTCGCGAGGCCAACACCAGCCAGCAGGCACTGGCCATGGCCGCCGCAGCCGGGGTCGCCCTGGGTGATGCAGTCTGTCACCACGCCCTGGACTTTGCCCGTAGCGTGGTGCCGGCGCAGGTTCAGGTGGAAGTCTTCGCCATCGATCGCCAGGGCGGAATCGTTGGCCATGCAGGAGCATTTCAATGA
- the cbiE gene encoding precorrin-6y C5,15-methyltransferase (decarboxylating) subunit CbiE: MTPWLTVVGIGEDGFKGLGKNARHALLRAAKIFGGQRHLDLLPPCIRGERQPWPSPFCLESLLSHRGEPVCVLASGDPMFFGVGASLARQLPAAEMLTLPAPSSCSLAAARMGWPLQDVVTLSVVARPVAALNAQLSSGVRLLVLSNDGRSPAAIAALLRERGFGPSRITVLEHLGGEAERRIDGTASDWADPVIADLNLIAIECIAEPNTLRLSRLAGLPDSAFQHDGQLTKRDVRAITLARLAPVPGELLWDVGAGSGSIGIEWMRAHPGCRALAIEADAGRQALIEHNRDALGVPGLQLVRGSAPQALAGLERPDAIFIGGGVTREGVLDTCWAELKPGGRLIANAVTLQSEMTLMAWREQHGGELTRIHIAQVQPLGDFDTWRQALPITLLDVTKPFDA, translated from the coding sequence ATGACACCCTGGCTGACGGTAGTAGGCATCGGCGAAGACGGTTTCAAGGGCCTGGGCAAGAACGCCCGGCATGCGTTGTTGCGCGCCGCGAAAATCTTCGGCGGCCAGCGGCATCTGGACTTGCTCCCGCCGTGCATACGCGGCGAGCGCCAGCCGTGGCCGAGCCCCTTCTGCCTTGAATCGCTGCTGTCGCACCGTGGCGAACCCGTTTGCGTCCTGGCCAGTGGCGATCCGATGTTTTTCGGCGTCGGCGCCAGCCTCGCCCGGCAACTCCCCGCGGCCGAGATGCTGACACTTCCCGCGCCGTCCTCCTGCTCACTGGCCGCGGCGCGAATGGGCTGGCCCTTGCAGGATGTGGTCACGTTGTCGGTGGTTGCCCGCCCCGTCGCCGCACTCAACGCGCAATTGTCCAGTGGCGTGCGCTTGCTGGTGTTGAGCAACGACGGCCGCAGCCCCGCCGCCATCGCTGCACTGTTGCGCGAACGTGGCTTCGGTCCGAGCCGAATAACCGTGCTCGAACATTTGGGCGGTGAAGCCGAACGTCGCATCGATGGCACCGCCAGCGACTGGGCCGATCCTGTGATCGCCGACCTGAACCTGATCGCCATCGAGTGCATCGCCGAGCCGAACACGCTGCGCCTGTCGCGACTGGCCGGTCTGCCGGACTCGGCGTTCCAGCACGACGGCCAATTGACCAAACGCGATGTACGCGCCATCACCCTCGCGCGCCTGGCCCCGGTCCCTGGCGAACTGTTGTGGGACGTCGGCGCCGGCAGTGGCTCGATCGGCATCGAATGGATGCGCGCCCACCCCGGTTGCCGCGCACTGGCCATCGAGGCGGATGCGGGCCGACAAGCGTTGATCGAACATAACCGCGATGCCCTCGGCGTTCCCGGCCTGCAACTGGTTCGCGGCAGCGCGCCACAGGCATTGGCCGGACTGGAGCGGCCGGATGCGATATTCATTGGCGGCGGTGTCACCCGCGAAGGCGTGCTCGATACCTGTTGGGCCGAACTCAAACCCGGTGGCCGGCTGATTGCCAACGCAGTCACCCTGCAAAGTGAAATGACCCTGATGGCCTGGCGCGAGCAACACGGCGGGGAGTTGACCCGCATTCATATCGCCCAGGTACAACCGCTGGGCGACTTCGACACCTGGCGCCAGGCCTTGCCGATTACCTTGCTGGACGTGACGAAACCCTTCGATGCGTGA